A region from the Tachysurus vachellii isolate PV-2020 chromosome 25, HZAU_Pvac_v1, whole genome shotgun sequence genome encodes:
- the ccr9b gene encoding C-C chemokine receptor type 9, protein MDYEDLSTLDPFSAHYETNVTTDNEGDYLPPDSGICEKSWVREFRGSYEPPLYWIIFAVGAVGNLLVVWIYTTVRNRLKTMTDVYLLNLAVADLLFLGTLPFWATDAAQGWVFSVNVCKGVCAVYKINFFASMLLLTCISVDRYIAIVRVTQAHNFKNKRMFCSKLACLFVWLLSCLLSLPEFLFAKVRTSQQDEAFCSLVYPSENKNLTKVLVLCLQITVGFCVPLLVMVACYSVIIRSLIQARNFEKHKALRVILAVVGAFVLSQLPYNGHLVVEATQAYNMTMTVCDDVKTFDVAGQVVKSLAYTHCCLNPILYAFIGVRIRKDLLHLCQCLTSGLGGINKVSVPKRPSVMSDTETTPALSL, encoded by the exons ATGGATTATGAAGATTTATCAACATTGGATCCTTTTTCGGCACATTAT GAGACTAATGTTACAACAGACAATGAAGGAGACTATTTGCCACCAGACAGTGGCATTTGTGAAAAAAGTTGGGTAAGAGAGTTCCGTGGCTCATACGAACCCCCTCTTTACTGGATCATCTTTGCAGTGGGAGCTGTAGGAAATTTACTTGTTGTATGGATCTACACTACAGTACGAAACCGACTTAAAACAATGACAGATGTCTACTTGCTAAACCTGGCAGTAGCTGATCTGCTCTTCCTGGGCACACTCCCATTTTGGGCCACAGACGCTGCCCAGGGCTGGGTGTTTAGTGTCAATGTCTGCAAGGGAGTCTGTGCTGTCTACAAGATCAATTTCTTTGCTAGTATGCTACTACTTACTTGCATTAGTGTGGACCGCTACATAGCGATTGTCCGTGTAACACAGGCACACAACTTTAAAAACAAGAGAATGTTCTGCAGTAAGTTGGCCTGCCTGTTTGTGTGGCTGCTCTCCTGTCTTTTGTCTCTCCCTGAGTTTCTTTTTGCTAAGGTGAGAACAAGCCAGCAAGATGAAGCCTTTTGCAGTCTGGTTTATCCCtctgaaaacaaaaaccttACCAAAGTTTTGGTGTTGTGCCTGCAGATCACAGTAGGCTTCTGTGTACCTCTATTGGTAATGGTTGCATGCTATTCTGTGATCATCCGCTCCCTGATACAGGCTCGCAACTTTGAGAAGCACAAAGCACTAAGGGTCATCTTGGCTGTGGTGGGAGCCTTTGTCCTCTCTCAGTTGCCGTACAATGGCCATTTGGTTGTAGAGGCAACACAAGCATATAACATGACCATgacagtgtgtgatgatgtaaagACCTTTGATGTGGCTGGGCAGGTTGTGAAAAGTCTAGCTTACACACATTGTTGCCTGAACCCTATCCTGTATGCTTTCATTGGGGTGCGTATTCGTAAGGATCTACTCCATCTGTGCCAGTGCCTGACCTCAGGACTTGGTGGCATTAACAAAGTGTCAGTTCCCAAGAGACCATCTGTTATGTCTGACACAGAAACCACACCAGCACTGTCTTTGTAG